One stretch of Numenius arquata chromosome 8, bNumArq3.hap1.1, whole genome shotgun sequence DNA includes these proteins:
- the AMIGO3 gene encoding amphoterin-induced protein 3 produces the protein MSPWAPTDPLWARVVKLLLLLQLCDHGRAPRASPVPHSCPPACICTSDLLSCSRQMLQRVPRALPPTATTLDLSHNALTQLHDRWLAALPHLEALHISHNQIKDLSPQAFHNASYLRHLDMSSNHLHTVETHYFNALVSLEELLLYNNRITRVDENAFAKLSGLRKVYLSWNNLTTFPFHSVQGLGNYSLRTLDLSSNSLSSIPVEELAALPENIRNGLYLHNNPIRCSCQLYLMLQRWKQRGFSSVKDFFEEHTCKVSDNVPRSLIKFLKYSQMFENCSAGPEDVHPMPFPVMVGQTLLLTCNTSRPAMATTYMWISPHHEPIKHPGNSNRSLEVYHNGSLKIAVARPWHSGVYVGLAINSPHNFSRLCEINVTVHYPKPDGETFSTGLTTLLGCTVSLVLVIIYLYLTPCRCLSCCKKPAPLSPPQECSAQSSILSTTPPATDGPNRKASANKHVVFLEPVRETQNGKIRLALSEDFPDAKHPKVLQLKSDSESISSVFSDTPIVS, from the coding sequence ATGTCCCCGTGGGCACCCACAGACCCGCTGTGGGCACGGGtggtgaagctgctgctgctgctccaactGTGTGACCATGGCCGCGCACCCCGTGCCTCCCCGGTGCCCCACAGCTGTCCCCCTGCCTGCATCTGCACCTCCGACCTGCTGAGCTGCAGCCGGCAGATGCTGCAGCGCGTGCCCCGGGCGCTGCCACCCACCGCCACCACGCTGGACCTCAGCCACAACGCCCTCACCCAGCTCCACGACCGCTGGCTGGCCGCCCTCCCGCACCTCGAGGCCCTCCACATCAGCCACAACCAGATAAAGGACCTTTCTCCGCAAGCTTTCCACAATGCCTCCTACCTGCGGCACCTGGACATGTCCTCCAACCACCTGCACACTGTCGAGACGCACTACTTCAATGCGCTGGtgagcctggaggagctgctgctctaCAACAACCGCATTACGCGAGTGGATGAAAACGCCTTCGCCAAGCTGAGCGGCCTGCGGAAAGTCTACCTGAGCTGGAACAACCTGACCACCTTCCCCTTCCACTCGGTCCAGGGGCTGGGCAACTACAGCCTCCGCACGCTGGACCTCTCCTCCAACAGCCTGAGCAGCATCCCCGTGGAAGAGCTGGCGGCTCTGCCTGAAAACATCAGGAATGGCTTGTACCTGCACAACAACCCCATCAGGTGCAGCTGCCAGCTCTACCTGATGCTCCAGCGCTGGAAGCAGCGAGGTTTCAGCTCGGTGAAGGACTTCTTCGAGGAACACACCTGCAAGGTGTCCGACAACGTGCCCCGGTCCCTGATCAAGTTCCTCAAATACAGCCAAATGTTTGAGAACTGCTCGGCAGGCCCCGAAGACGTGCACCCCATGCCCTTCCCCGTGATGGTGGGCCAGACCCTCCTGCTCACCTGCAACACCAGCCGGCCGGCCATGGCCACCACCTACATGTGGATCTCCCCTCACCACGAGCCCATCAAACACCCGGGGAACAGCAACCGCTCCTTGGAGGTCTACCACAACGGCAGCCTGAAGATTGCGGTGGCCAGGCCTTGGCACTCGGGGGTCTATGTGGGCTTGGCCATCAACAGCCCCCACAATTTCAGCAGGCTGTGTGAAATCAACGTGACGGTCCACTACCCCAAGCCGGACGGGGAGACCTTCAGCACCGGCCTCACGACCCTGCTGGGGTGCACTGTGAGCCTGGTGCTCGTCATCATCTACTTGTACCTCACGCCCTGCCGCTGCCTGAGCTGCTGCAAGAAGCCAGCTCCTCTCAGCCCCCCACAGGAGTGCAGCGCCCAGTCCTCCATCCTCAGCACCACTCCCCCTGCCACCGACGGGCCAAACCGCAAGGCTAGCGCCAACAAGCACGTGGTCTTCCTCGAGCCTGTCAGGGAGACGCAGAATGGCAAGATCCGCCTGGCCCTCAGCGAGGACTTCCCGGATGCCAAGCACCCCAAGGTCCTGCAGCTCAAGTCAGACTCGGAGTCCATCAGTTCTGTCTTTTCGGACACCCCCATCGTGTCGtag